The following proteins come from a genomic window of Trifolium pratense cultivar HEN17-A07 linkage group LG4, ARS_RC_1.1, whole genome shotgun sequence:
- the LOC123922166 gene encoding uncharacterized protein LOC123922166, with product MVGITLLLDLWRKNQQSFNMAHTYPSSWLFSASATAASISAGASFASNHFLGTPIAYSDAGVAIPDDYLSGVRTSTGKYFYHDTLKYTTTKSYNVELKPLWSALELRSFALISLRSFLMFYLPLLEPHAKMEQDFHDFILDKKDELRSNLATPFKKSLLQIAREVTVVTTTRILERITFRYVSTKRAWRLLKDVPTSAARKAGRGMPNYVYFYSVSRATFRGHILGVAASWIVQVGVRVFQFFTFKSTNEDGSINKDERNRIFKEKVFIATLKCNASLIFASIGGGIGATLFRPSIGQWIGCVVGDLTGPVIVAVCCNKAFDWNL from the exons ATGGTGGGAATAACATTACTTTTAGATCTATGGAGGAAAAACCAACAAAGCTTTAACATGGCACATACCTATCCATCTTCTTGGCTTTTCTCTGCATCTGCCACTGCTGCCTCAATTTCTGCTGGAGCATCTTTTGCTTCAAATCATTTTTTGGG GACACCAATAGCTTATTCTGACGCTGGAGTGGCAATTCCCGACGATTACCTTTCCGGCGTTCGAACTTCGACCGGGAAATATTTTTACCATGATACTTTAAAGTATACTACTACAAAGAGCTACAATGTTGAACTTAAACCATTATGGTCTGCTCTTGAATTGAGGTCATTTGCATTGATTTCATTGAGATCATTCTTGATGTTTTATTTGCCTCTTTTGGAGCCTCATGCAAAAATGGAACAAGATTTTCATGACTTTATTCTAGACAAAAAAGATGAACTTCGTAGCAATTTGGCTACCCCATTCAAAAAGTCACTTTTGCAAATTGCTCGTGAG GTTACAGTTGTAACAACTACACGCATTTTAGAAAGAATTACTTTCCGTTATGTTTCAACAAAAAGGGCATGGAGACTTCTTAAAG ATGTTCCTACATCGGCGGCTCGCAAGGCGGGAAGGGGAATGCCAAATTATGTTTACTTCTATTCTGTGAGCAGAGCAACTTTTAGAG GGCACATACTTGGTGTTGCAGCATCATGGATTGTTCAAGTAGGAGTAAGAGTATTTCAATTCTTTACTTTTAAGTCAACAAATGAAGATGGTAGCATTAACAAAGATGAAAGAAATAGAATTTTCAAAGAGAAAGTTTTCATAGCTACACTTAAGTGTAATGCATCTCTAATTTTTGCATCTATTGGTGGAGGAATTGGAGCTACCCTTTTTCGTCCTTCAATTGGTCAATGGATTG GTTGTGTTGTTGGTGATTTGACTGGGCCAGTTATTGTAGCAGTTTGTTGTAACAAAGCTTTTGACTGGAACCTTTAG
- the LOC123922168 gene encoding ribonuclease MC-like, with product MWSCNVGNNNNNVNESKENERRSLKVEVAKVHHHHHDDHHLLDHHHHYHLLDHHHQDHPRSPPRLPPHSQSPPLPPSRSPPPAPSPPSFDEFLFVQTWPPAFCKVRNTRCINPVPNEFKIHGLWPNKKNSNLEDCTVGEDFDSTKIKKLRRQLELAWPSLKNGFPGDVIGENNKFWSEEWKKHGKCSMIGLTNYFKLALKIYNDINPNLIYILKKAGIKPLLKGVDREIISNAIRAHLNVIPQIRCVLIDNLYYLYEIRVCLTATMKPKFKDCQLE from the exons ATGTGGTCGTGTAATGTtggaaacaacaacaacaacgttaATGAATCGAAGGAAAACGAG AGGAGGAGCCTCAAGGTAGAGGTAGCAAAAGTCCACCATCACCACCACGACGACCACCACCTTCTCGatcaccaccaccactaccACCTTCTCGATCACCACCACCAAGACCACCCTCGATCACCACCAAGACTACCACCACATTCTCAATCACCACCACTACCACCTTCTCGATCACCACCACCAGCACCTTCACCCCCTTCGTTtgatgaatttttatttgttcaaACTTGGCCACCCGCATTTTGTAAGGTCCGAAATACTAGATGTATCAATCCAGTGCCAAATGAATTTAAGATCCATGGGCTTTGGCCCAATAAAAAGAATTCTAACTTAGAAGATTGTACTGTTGGTGAGGATTTTGACTCCACTAAG ATTAAGAAATTAAGGAGACAACTTGAATTAGCATGGCCGTCATTAAAGAATGGATTTCCTGGAGATGTAATTGGCGAAAACAACAAATTTTGGAGTGAAGAGTGGAAAAAACATGGAAAATGTTCAATGATAGGCTTAACTAACTACTTTAAGCTTGCACTTAAAATTTACAATGATATTAATCCAAACCTTATTTATATCCTTAAAAAGGCGGGTATTAAACCCCTTCTAAAGGGCGTAGATAGAGAAATAATTTCCAATGCCATAAGAGCTCACTTAAATGTCATTCCTCAAATTCGCTGTGTCCTGATTGATAACCTTTATTATTTATATGAAATAAGGGTTTGTTTGACTGCAACCATGAAACCAAAGTTTAAGGATTGCCAATTGGAATAA